Sequence from the Miscanthus floridulus cultivar M001 chromosome 16, ASM1932011v1, whole genome shotgun sequence genome:
CTGCACACGTGGTCCGAGTTCGGTGGCCGTGTTGCGAGATTTTGGACGTCCTGTCGGGCTCCAACCCTGCACCTGCTCGCACGCCTGTACACGACGAAAGTCACCTAACACCCTTTTTAGACAGATGGGTCCCTCAGGGGGTGTTGGACTCCACGCCCCGTGTTGGCTCTCTGGTGCCCACCCCGCCGCGCGAGGACCCCATTGAGCTGGAGGCGGAATTTGGGGCACGAACCCCACACTGGGCTCAGTGTCGGGTATCTGATCTACGTTCCCCCGATCTCGGCCTGTTTTGTCTTTCTTGGCTGAGCTGCCCATGTTCGGTGAAGGCCATCATGGACGCAAGCCCAAGTATGAGGGGGGATCGGGCGCTCTTGAGGCCCATCTACGAGTTGGACCCGACACTATTTGGCGATGCGGCTGCTTCTGACTATGGTGGGCCTGACGGATGGGACGTTATGGCACTCGAGTTTGCCGGGCCTGGCAATGCGCACGGTCCCAACTAACCGGTGATGCTTGTTTGGCATGGCTTCAACTCTGGATGGAGCTGCTCCACTCCAGAACTCTAGATGGAGCCAGTTTTAGATGGAGTCGGAGCTCTAGGTAGAGCCAGCTCTAGGTGGAGTCGGAGCtgcaaaagaggtgctccaaaactccacctCCATTTGCACTACAGCTCCATGGAGTTGGCAGCTCTATAGAGTTTTGGAGTTAGGGTGTTTGGCTGGAAAATTGGCTGGAGTTGCTGGAGTTCAGCtccagagccatgccaaacaccccctaaatctaCCGTTCGACGACGTGCTGTGCTCTGGGGGGGACGCCAGCTAGGCGTGACCCCCCCGGGCTCTATCGTTGGCGCACACGGCACGTCACAACCGGTTGCTAGTCAGCCGTGGGCAGGGAAAAATTTATCGgccgaaatctcctgatatttccgatatatcctttttatccgtaggtgccgataagaaaatatctatctttttcgtacaaattttgtttaaatttacttaaattcaaattaaattttatttgaatttgatccgatatttccgatatatttTGTTTATCCTCTTTGTCCGTGACCCccaataaattttaatttccgaaaataAAAACCTTGGCCGTGGGAGGAGCCCGCCGCGACCCTGCCTGACTTCATCAGCTCCCTCCGACTGCCGCTGCTGGAGCCTCTTGCGAACTCCACCCCAGTCGGCCGCATCTCCCACCAACGGCCCAGCCCCACGGTCCCACGGTGGAGCGTCCGCCTTGCGTCCCTCACACTGCCGGGACCCGAAGCCGAAGGTCTAGGCGAAGCGGGTGTTGTTGAGAAAATGGAGGTCTGCGACAGACCCGCCATCGCCTGAGGCGCTAGATAACTCATACTCCAAGAGGTTTCGCCAAGTCTTTAGAGAACCACTAACTGCCTCCAAGTGGTCGGCCATGTGGGAGCTATACCCGAGGCATCATCGGCGACGGTCCGCAGCGTCGGCCTCTGTGGTCTAGACCCGGGGTCTCCCTAGTCATGCCATTGTTCTTTATGAGTGGAGAACAATTTCTTATTTGGAACGCCCATGGACTCAATAGCCGGGCTCGTCGCACTGCTGTTAGAGATGTCATTGTATTGGAGCGTGTCTCCGTGGTCAGTCTCCAGGAACTAAGGTGGTTGTATTCTCTGTAAACATGATCAATGAACTGCTAGGTCCGGATTTTGACTACTCCTGTTTGCCTTCGGTGGGGGTCTCCGGGGTTGTTCTGGTCGGATGGCGCAAGGACAAATGGCATACCTCGTAGGTTGCTTTTGGCGTATTCTGTGTCACGTTGCACCTCACTACGGTGGATCAGAATGGCGATGATGGTTGCTGGCTCACAGTTGTGTACGGGCCGATAGATCACGCCCTCAAGGACGGATTCCTTTCAGAGCTCGAGGGTCTGGCCACAACCTGCACTGGGCCTTGTCTTATCTGCGGTGATTTCAACCTAATCTACCAGGCGCAagacaagaacaatgctagattgAACTGTCGTCTCATGCAGCGCTTTCGGCGGACAATTGATGCGTTACAGCTCGCCGAGCTACACCTATACGACCGCCTCTACACATGGAGTAATGAACGGACTAGGCCAACGTTGGAGCACATTGACCGGGTATTCGCCACGGTGCCATGGCTAGAGTCACCCATTCCACCACTTGCTCTGTCGCTCCACCGATTGCTCCGACCACGCGCCGCTGCTGCTTGCATGGacgaagccagcggtggggctaggggggcttcagccccccctacccatcctgagcaTGTGGAGTTCCCCTAAGTCATCCCTTAAAATTTTATACATACATGTATTaagtaggaggggctaaggttaagagaagataaaaaaacatttattcttttgttcagcccctcctaaatttttttctggcttcatcACTGGCTGCTTGTGTTGTGCACGGAGCCATGGGCGTTGCCCTGGTTCCACTTTGAGGCCTTCTGGCCATCTATCTAAGGCTTTGTCGAGGTGGTCACGGGCGCCTGGACCTACCCGCATGGGCTTGACGCCTACAGGACCATCGACTACAAGCTGCGCAACGTGGCCAAAGCTTTGAAAGCATGGAGCGCACAGAGGATCGGGAGTGTATGGTTTTAGTTGGCTACAGCTTGGGTTATCATTTTTGAACTCGACGTCGCACAGGAGACCAGATAGCTCTCGCCGAAGGAGCTCGACCTGTGCTGTGATCTCAAGGCAGCCACGCTGGCCCTATCATCGTTGTCTAGGACCATCACGCGACAGCGGTCGCGGCACCGCTACCTGAAGGATGGGGACGCGAACACCAAATTCTTCCATCTCCAAGCCTACCATCGAAAGTGGAAGAACTATATATTCCCACGTTGGTGCATGAGGGCCACACCTTCACCTCTGAGGAGGCTAAGTCTGAGGCGGTGTTCGACTATTACAATGTCCTTCTGGGTACGTGTTTTTGTCGCAGTCATCGGATCGACCTGGAATGCCTCAACCTGCCAAGACTCAACTTACAGGTGCTGGCTGAACCATTCTCGGAGGCCGAGGTCACCAGGATCATCCTAGAGTCCCTGCTGGACCGTGCACCTGGCCTGGATGGGTTCACCAGCAAATTCTATCGGGCTGCACTATTGGAAACTGGCActtcggcactcgacaaagcctgaaatacacttggcaaaggctttgccgagtgccgcactcgacaaaAAATTAATCGACAAAGAAGTTTTTGCTGAGTGTtctttgtcgggcactcggcaaagcctttgccgagtgtcggaaaagcactcggcaaaatgaaaatgcgaaaaaaaacccaaaaataatagcaaaaaaaattttcgggggaggccgccacTGGCCAGCGTCCGTCCATCTCCATCaaagtcgctgcattttttgcgcaaaattcgcgggtaacgcggccgacgggattcgaactcaTGACCTCTCCCTCgtgtgtctgctgctctaccactgcactacactatgacttatgtctagattccgttatctatcctcatatattgtactaaatcgagagtaaattgcttgtttgaggccctaaacgaattcaaatcaaaaagtggtcaactataaagtttcataacttttcgagatctataattttcatttatgaagtttttccatccgaggtcgtttgaaaaattcgaatttcaaattttagagattcaaacgtagttttgcatgataagatgatttcaaatcaaaaagttgtcaactacatagtttcataacttttggagatctacaattttcatttagggaGTTTTTCTATccaaggtcttttgaaaaattcaaattttaaaattttcaaattcaaacgtcgtttttgcatgacaagatgatttcaaatcaaaatgttgccaactacaaaatttcataacttctcaagatctacaaagtttattttggtcatttgtttatccgacatagtggtagtaacattgttaacaaatcttatatatctctcttctactttcatgaaactaatatgagagatatgagagagatgtagattttatgaacaacgttattgtcgctttgttaaatgaagaaatgaccaaaataaactttgtagatcttgagaagttatacaactttgtagttgaaaagttttttatttgaattcatttagggcctaaaaaattgctttgaaaaaatgatttgccgagggcaaaaaaatgcacacggcaaaatgcctctttgtcgagtgccaaaacaaaggcactcgacaaagacgcattttgccgagtgccaaaaaatggtagtcggcaaaatacatctttgccgagtgccagaaaaaaggcactcggcaaagacgcattttgccaagtgccgaaaaatggcactcggcaaaatacatctttgccgagtgccgaaaaaaacactcggcaaagccatctttgtcgagtgctttttttgccgagtgtattttatttggcactcggcaaagaccgtctttgccgagtgcccaataaaatacactcggcaaagcttccggcactcggcaaagtgccggtttctaGTAGTGCTGCATGGGCTGTCATCAAGGATGATATTTGCAATGCCTTTAACTGCCTTTGGCAGCAGGACTAGAGGAGCTTCTACCTCCTCAATGATGCGTCTATGGTTCTACTAAGGAAGAACGACGCGCCGAACGGATTGAGGGACTACCGGCCCATTAGCCTAATCCATAGCTTCGGCAAGCTGGTGTCCAAGGGCCTGGCGCTGCGCCTAGCTCCATTTATGGGCTTGCTGGTCTGGCCGAACCAGACGGCGTTCATCAAGGGGAGGTGGATCCACGACAACTTCCACTCTGTGCAACTCTACTGTCGCTGGTTGCATGTTAAGCACCACTCCTGCATCTTGCTAAAAGTTGATATTGCCAAGGCATTTGACTCGGTGGCCAGGCCTTTCCTCTTGGAGGTCTTGGAGCATATGGGTTTCCCATAGCCTTGACGGGACTGGACGACAATGATTCTATCATCGGCAAGCACGAAGGTGCTCGTCAACGGCCACCTCGGCTAGAGGATCTGTCATGCACGGGGCTTGCGTCAGGGCGACCCACTTTgcctgtgtttacaccaaaatttgaaagaagaattgcagggactcgaaagcttacaagatcatgtcatcaaggaatcgattgcatgaaggtcggtatcagctgattcaaatgcaacactagaatcgactttcttcagatagtgctagcagataacgacaagAGCTATGATCGGCGCCggaaaaaacatgttggacttgtaaggaaaatggacccttggcccatttactttggattttggtgtttgatgaccaacacaactaaattggactaatgaatttgcaagtgtttgttttgtagttcaatagggtgcaagacgtgacttggacgaaggtgacgtgatgatccgatgatcaacacctcaagcaagaccttaggagcacaagagaagacccaagagatcaagcaaagtccaagcatgaaaattggaaccaagccgtacgcaagatcgcgaagaaatgagctcactgtggtgaccggacgctgtgaccggacgctgggcaagtggctcggcagacaggcgtctggacgctggcggcaaccgaccggacgtagggaagtagcgtctgatcgagtacagaaaggttccagagcgacaaatctgcgaccggacgcgtccggtggcaggcgaccggacgctggccagcgtccgatcagtgtattaccggctcaatggtcgggatgaccggacgcgtccggccaggacgattcagcgtccggtcagtagcagtttcgcgagaattcgaccccaacggctactttctcagtggggcttataaatacaacccccaaccggccatttgatatGTGTGGAGCTgaagaaacataccaagggtgttgatacactattttagtgatctccacatgcaaagtgcttagtgttttattaggtgattagcataagtgctttgcgaagtgcttaggttgattagaccaccgcttatgtgcttactctaggtgtatgcctagtgtttagtgaggtttgcatacctcttgccaccccgtgcttgcgagcacaagtgttgtacatcagaggggattgaagtcttgcgagatcacaccaaccgcgtttgtggtgtggccgtcaccgtgtaccggaggaaacaagacccgcggcgtttcggctggaagcttgatagtgaagacggcggggagcatccgggcgaggcttgccggaaggcacatcggaaacctacttgcgcgtggggaaggcccgaggctatccacggagtcacccgatcgggagcttggcccttgcgagggattccttgtgaggggctccaacgaggactagggggaagcttgtgttttggagctaaactagagcctTACTGAATTACTGTCCAGGTCGATATCTTCCCTAGTCTAAGTAACATGTTTGTTTGATTTCCCTAGGCCCGACATGGTCCAGGAGGTGTTCCTCTAGATGGCAGAGGACCACCTTTTCCTGGCCGCTGCTATAACTGTGGAATGGATGGCCACTGGGTTCGTGATTGCAAAGCTGGTGAATGGAGGGATAGGTGCTTTCGGTGTGGAGAACTGGGCCATATAGAAAGGAACTGCAAGAACAGTCCTAAGGATCTGAAGTATTTCCTGGAATTCCCTAGCTACCTTGCATGTTCCCTTCTCTTTAAGTATCTACACGTTTTGACTGTAAGGTTCACCAATACAGGCGCGGGAGGAGCTACTCGAGGTCTCCATCTCATCACCATGGAAAGGGCCGAGGGAGAAGCTACTCGAGGTCTCTATCTCCTCACCAGGGaaggggccgaggagaagctacTCGAGGTCTCCATCTCAGTATCGTGGGAGGGGCAGAAGCTGGAGTAACAGGTATTGCATTAAACCTTGGTTGGTTATCGTGCGGTTATATGCTGCAATTGTGTATTGCATAGTTGCTTCTTGTTGTTATGGATGCAATTGAAGTGTGGAATATAATGCTACTGTGAGGCCTGCCAAGAGGGAAATTGCAGTTGTTGTGTTCCAAAGAAATATACATCGATTTGACCGATCTTCTCAATTTTCTAATTGGTATCTGATGATTAAGTAATGCTGAAGTTAACTGATTGTAGCATTATACTTGTTGCCTGTTAAACACAGCTGCATTATATGTAAACAAAAGTTTCCAAATAAAAACCTATCCTGCAAGGAAAAAAGGGCTGCTGAATTACTCTATACAGCGCAAAGTATAGGATTTTGACTAAATATTCCTAACTTTATTTTTTCCCCACTAACAGTCGGTCGCTTTCCCCAAGAAGGAACAACTTTAAGGCTGATGGTGAAGAATTGTCACCAAGAACCTCTGGTTACAGCCGCAGCCCCAGGAGGAGCTCCCCACCAAGGGAGCGAGCTTAATGCAGTGGTTCATATCATGGTgataggcccatgagaggtgaaGCTCGGGGGAAGTGCCAGTGACCTGGAAATTTAAGACTCTGGGGTTGTGAATTCTCAAACATTTCTTCTGAACCTTTTTGGTGACTATGTGCTGAGGCATGAACTTGATACCGGAAGAATGTTGAACGGTGTGTGTACCTTCCTGTGAAGCTGGGGTTGTGAATTCTCAGTGAAGCTCTCCTGAATGTTGGTTATATGCCGAGACAATGAGACCTGATGTCTGAAGAGTTTAGCGGATTGGTGTTTGTGTGTAGAACCTTGCCAGCACTTGATTAGGTTTCTGTAACCTTTGATGATGGTGCCTGCACTAAACTAATTTCAATGCAGTCGATGACATGCACTCAACTAATTCCTCTGTTCATTCGTATGCATTTCTTGACTAGCAATTACCGCAGCATCTGTGCGTCAACTTTAGCTGAATATGTAAACTGCAGCTTCGAGCCATCCAGAGTTGCGAGGCTCATAGCCATTGGCGAATGATAGTGTGTTGTATAAGCATATTGCCGAACTATCTTAGCGAATGAAGTCTGGCTGGTGTGTCGTGACAGAACTGGTACAACCATATTGAGCAAAAGAGAGAGTTACATGAGCAAAAAAAATTGGACCAGCACACTGAGATTGCAATAAAATACTCATCCTTCAAGAACACAAGTAGTTACAAGAGGCAAGCAAAATTTCAATGCAATTCATAACTTGGTGTTGTATATGTGAGAAGGGATACAGTGTAGTCAAGCAAGATGCATCTCTCTAGTTTTTGTAACTCAACATTTTTCAGTGTCTCGAACACTTCTATCCAGTTCACCTTCCTTCTGTATTTTTCAGTGCCTCTGGAACACTTCTATCCAGTTCACCTTCCTTCTGCATTGATTAGCTGCGAGAAGGCGTTACTTGTCGACATGTCGGAGTACTCGATCGGCATACGGCTTTGATCTGTAGTGCTGATATCCAGGGAGCTTACTCTGTTTGCATTTGAAGGGAGTTCAGAGATCTGATTCATACTGTCGATGTTGGACATGTCTGGGCCTGCCTCCTGCAGCTGCAGCACAAACTCCAGGTTCCACAGCACATCCCCCATGGTAGGACGCTCGACACCATACTCTGCAAGGCATTTCTCCACCGTCTCTCCAAACTTCCTCAGTGCTTCAGGCCTGACTGCCCCAGCGATGCGCTGGTCAACAATCTGATCAAGCTCTCCCCTCTTTTGCCACTTGATAGCCCACTCCGCAAGGTTAATCATGTCCCTTGGAAGAGTAGGGTCAATAACCGGCCTTGCACAAATCACCTCGAGCAGCACCACACCAAAAGAGTACACATCTGATTTGTCAGTCAGCTGCTGTCTCCGGAAGTACTCAGGATCAAGGTATCCGAAGCTCCCTTTCACTGCTGTGCTGACATGTGTCTGATCAAATTCAGGCCCAACCTTTGACAGGCCAAAATCAGAAACCTTGGCCAAGAGATTTTCATCGAGGAGGATGTTTGCTGACTTGACGTCACGGTGTATGATTGACTTGGCAAAACCGGTGTGAAGGTAGTGGAGCCCTCTTGCTGCTCCAATGCAGATTTCCAGTCTTTTCTTCCAGCTGAGAGGCGGCATATCACCGCCATACAGATGGCTCTTCAGAGTTCCTTtctccatgtattcatacaccaaGATCATCTCATTATGTTCATCACAGTAACCAATGAGAGACACGAGATGACGGTGTCGCAGTCCTGACAGCAGTTCGATCTCCGTCCGGAACTCCCTCAGCCCTTGGTGAGACTTCTGGTTGCCCCGCTTTACTGCGAGTTTGCTTCCATCCTGCATCACTGCTTTGTAGACCTTCCCAAAGCCTCCAACTCCAATGACCATCTGCTCATCAAAGTGATTTGTCGCATCTTGCAGCACAACAAAAGGAATTCGGTAGCTCGTGTCACCCGAAGTTCCAGATGTAAGAGTCGCCCGGCTGGTTCGGCTGCCTGTGGTAAGGAAGCTAAGACCATTGAGGGGTGTCCAAGAACTTGAGGGCCGACTTGTTGGTGGTGGATGCGGCTTGTTTTTTCTCCTGAAGAAGATGCAGACAACAATAGCAATGCCGACAGCAGCCACAGCTCCGAGAACGGAACCCAATATGACACCGAGATGACTCTTTCCCCCTAGTGATGGTTGCACAACGGAAACAGACCCTGTACTGATGTTCATCTTCATGATCTCCAGGCCATTGAGGATACCATCCGGCACTGCTCTCTTTACGGCAGAAGGCCCAATGCTGACACTGAGCTTACCAGATGGATCACTTGATAGCAAGACAGCATCAATGTAAAATGGCGCAGCCAAGTTGCCGAATGCTTTATCAGAGAGATCTAGATCTTTCACCACCGACCAGCTATCCACATATACATCAAACAAGAGCTGATAGGGAGCCTTGCTCACAATGTCACAGAAATGGAACCGAACGAGATAGCTTGAACGGCCATCGACATCAAATTGCCATGTCATATTGGACATGGAGCCAGTACTATTCAACCGCCTCACAGTATTGTAGACACTGTCCGGCGCATCCTCCTCTGTTGCCAATCCGTTCTGGAAATTCAGCTTTCCTGGGAAATTGAGAAGTATAGTGGGAGTGGAATTTAAGAAGGAGCTCTGATCAGTAACCCATGTCCGCCAGAGCGTGTCATTCTCAGGAGTCACCTTCGGTCCCCCCACGTTGATCCTGTAGAATGTCTGCAAAGGCTGCGTTGACAGCCCGAGATACTGACCGACAGGGTCCAGATTTAGCGCTGAATCAGTTATGAGATCATCAGGAACAGAGATGACCTCGATGGCATTGACGAAGGCCGGCGTGTTGTTCCCAACAGGCACAAATGTCAGGACGAGCATGTCCCTGGTAATGTTCAGGGAATACTCCTTGAACACCGGCGAAGAACTACTGGGCGCAGTGAAATTGTCAAGGAGCACAACGTCCTGTGTGGACACCTTGAAGGTTGCCGTGGTGAGATCATAACTCTGGTATTTGAATGGGAAGAAGTGAAGGCGGACAAAATGCCGGCCATGGCTCTTGAGCTTGAAGGCATAGGACGATGCTGCGACGAATATCCTAGCAGTCTGATACAGCATGGCGCTGTCGAACCCCGAGACCGAATTCGGTGAGGTGGTCGCGGCAGTGCTCTGAGTGTTGGGGGTCGTCAGTATGGCCGGCCCGGAAGTGTCAGCCACGAAAACCCTCTGGTCGACAGTCGCATCGACCGTGGAGCCGCAGTTGATGAGGTAGTTGTCTGCCGGGGTGAAATCGGCATTGCAGGTGCCAGAAACCCAAATGGCCACAGAAAGGGCTAGCACAACCAGTTTGAGCCCAACAGTTGCGCTATCCATGGCGAGTTGTGATGCGGAGTTGCAGATTTGGGCTAGAAGGATGAAGGGGCCATGAGTTGCACGAAGATGCAGACAGGCAGGCTGGAAGGGCTATGTAAGAGGAAGCAGAGAGATGCTTAGTTTGTTTCAGAGACACAAGCAGAGTGCTGAAGCAATGAGTTGCAAGGACAGACGGGAATCGGAGGAGGAAAGGCAGGCGGAAGCTGAAATTTGGCTGGGGCTTGAGGTggagaatggaagggaaggggcaACCTTGGTCACCAGGCGAGAACTTGGTGAAGGACAGGCAGTGAGAGGAGAGCTCCAAGTCCACCAACAAGAAGTCGTCAGGCGAGTACCTGGTGAAGAACACGCACTGAGAGGACAGCTTCTAGTCCACCACCAACAAGAAGTCGATCTGCGCAACAGTTGGGCACGAAATTGTCAGTTTCTTCTTGTCCAGCAGACCAGCACAGGGCCACACGGGGTTCAATTTCAATTCAAACAAAGAGGAACTGCAGCACAATCTGAGAATCGCAGTAACGAAGTGTGGATGGCAGAAATTCACCTCCGTGGAGCGCGCGGTCCGCAGGGAGAGGCGGCGCATCCTCTCCTCCCAGCTGGAACTGAAGAAGCAAAACCCtacggtcggcggcggcggcgccacgcAGAGCCGAAGCTTTACGGCAGCGAGCGAAATCCAAGCGCCCGGGAAATGGATCCGGCCGGACGACCCTGAGGCCCGCGGCGCTGTTGGTGGTAGGAGCGGACGAGCGGTAGCGGGGAGAAGCGAAAGGAAATGGAAAGCGGCGGCAGCCAGGCCTGTGCTGTGCTGTGGTGTGCAGGCTGGCTGGCGACTGTCGTGCGGCGGTTTCTTGAAGCCGGGAGCACGCAAGGCGAAGGCGACAGGTAGAGAAAGGACGCGGACGCCTCGCACCACGCGCCTGCGCTCGTGCCTGCCTCTTTTGTTTAtgacggtggcggtggtggtggttagGCTAAGGACGGGcgagaggaggacgaggtcgcGCGGTGGAGGGACGGGAACGGGTCAGTCGTCCTCCCTCCGGCTGGCTGCCAGCGGCGCATGGGGGCGGTGGAGAGGGTGACGAGCGGCGGTTTTGCGGAGGTGGCGTGTCCTAAGCAGGGGAGAGAAGAAGGAAGGAAATGAatgcggggcggggcggggcaggGGTCATTAATTAACCTGGCACGTGGGCCCACGCGGCAGAGGAGATGGGTCTGCGTAGCAGGGGAGAGAAGAAGGAAGGAAATGAATGGAAGAAAGTTGGTGGGGGTTATACTATCTCCGATAGAGCCGATCCAAACACGAGACATATTTCACCGTTTCGGTCACGCACAGCGAAAGAAAAATACACTTAAAATTGGCGAACTTCAACAACGAATGCAAAAAGAGAGGCCTCGAGCGCCGCCCGCCTCTCTCCCCGCCGAGCACCGCCCGCCTCCCTCCCTGCCTCACCGTCGTCGTCGGGCCTGCCTCGCCGCCGTCGTCCACGGGCAAATCTGGCAGTGCCGCCTGCTTCCCTCCccgcctcgtcgtcgtcgtccgcccCACCCCGACGCCTCCTACGCAATCTGCCTATCTCCTACGCTATCTCGACGGCACAGATTTGGGTCTGAGGAGAGAGACGACGCAGTTTTTGGTTCCCTCTCACCTTAGACGCAAAATAGGTACTTTGTTTGCCTACTTTGTTGAAGGCGTTTTTTTTCGTGTGAACGATGCATTTTGGGTATGAGTACCGTGATGCATAGCCCGTTAGAG
This genomic interval carries:
- the LOC136512409 gene encoding receptor-like protein kinase HERK 1, encoding MDSATVGLKLVVLALSVAIWVSGTCNADFTPADNYLINCGSTVDATVDQRVFVADTSGPAILTTPNTQSTAATTSPNSVSGFDSAMLYQTARIFVAASSYAFKLKSHGRHFVRLHFFPFKYQSYDLTTATFKVSTQDVVLLDNFTAPSSSSPVFKEYSLNITRDMLVLTFVPVGNNTPAFVNAIEVISVPDDLITDSALNLDPVGQYLGLSTQPLQTFYRINVGGPKVTPENDTLWRTWVTDQSSFLNSTPTILLNFPGKLNFQNGLATEEDAPDSVYNTVRRLNSTGSMSNMTWQFDVDGRSSYLVRFHFCDIVSKAPYQLLFDVYVDSWSVVKDLDLSDKAFGNLAAPFYIDAVLLSSDPSGKLSVSIGPSAVKRAVPDGILNGLEIMKMNISTGSVSVVQPSLGGKSHLGVILGSVLGAVAAVGIAIVVCIFFRRKNKPHPPPTSRPSSSWTPLNGLSFLTTGSRTSRATLTSGTSGDTSYRIPFVVLQDATNHFDEQMVIGVGGFGKVYKAVMQDGSKLAVKRGNQKSHQGLREFRTEIELLSGLRHRHLVSLIGYCDEHNEMILVYEYMEKGTLKSHLYGGDMPPLSWKKRLEICIGAARGLHYLHTGFAKSIIHRDVKSANILLDENLLAKVSDFGLSKVGPEFDQTHVSTAVKGSFGYLDPEYFRRQQLTDKSDVYSFGVVLLEVICARPVIDPTLPRDMINLAEWAIKWQKRGELDQIVDQRIAGAVRPEALRKFGETVEKCLAEYGVERPTMGDVLWNLEFVLQLQEAGPDMSNIDSMNQISELPSNANRVSSLDISTTDQSRMPIEYSDMSTSNAFSQLINAEGR